A genomic window from Paenibacillus sp. FSL K6-0276 includes:
- a CDS encoding tubulin-like doman-containing protein translates to MKPVVREHIQQLDVSLGGGIVSDKIRVDTIDNPILIIGLGGTGIDALLRLKYQINRRFKLPEDPISKKKRDKPDNVEFLAFETNEQDRGKRYKGIGLDPQNEFVLLANAEIGGLLQNRSILDSYITDWLSPELSITDGMNGAAGVRQAGRLLLFTKINQVVGAIDKKIKTLSVGTNKKLMVFLLTGLSGGTGSGAFLDIAYIVRGIIERDYGSAGIDRVNTLGYLFTPDVNLSNKSLSEHTREYIRKNGYAALKELDYWMNVDSRGERFQQQYGNILTVNSPLAPFNLCHLISATNTEGKLLENAYDYCMNVTAENITNFMASEEKASGEEFAIHDYISNIRTNIAQMNKTYPANYEYNIIGASSAVLPIEEMTTYLAFRLFDKMEKMFQQAPGQEDVEKFARKLGIDLDSMIKTFESRVPEPLPGYENSERLSHANVVKNQVVSMDTELEQNFLARAREEYIKSKKQLPGEIVGRFSEELERIFLHPEQGPFYVSRLLYTEKGFCVLKLIQSYIEALRESLLRLPRDIETAQDSADDKLSDARSAFVSKEKKKNAYIEAKINEYWLHADVERTEQMIQFYEDLYELLNDENSRIYGVFTEILSALSSIFAKNGDILINGEEQADYKGNKTYYWNIVNVPDISATISKIMDQKDGDDLIRDFTREMLKHSGRWVKEQEIDIVRSISEFLSDKFGDLITRSMEDFLVMKFGHEEPLDKFVERIIAGKLDEEAVPTFHLSNSSGSLHFPSWGFVSVPVKAPGILKGIRNYQNNALGKSQFTIKESQVKNRIFWLNTRNGVPLFVYTPLRVFEENYERTILDKEGIGRHLVMTDKNNWTYLPSPIPEKSWGDTYVNSRVRDYNARVRADFAKALASGVIIEKGVDENTSNRYSVVFTKPFDMDALLSGFDMQLNSSRPNLGEVKKAADELKNLREKGLEREGIKDIFGSINKEMAQENLIRSPQLISRVRVELAKYAELTAKATELEALLHQYLDEDKWMDQFIEALYTDSIVKKGALYVYDRDEEEDAWEPFANLMKERSYVEYAVYRHFRELDEKSRSVLLRKAARRASEMTAAEDVTPLLYKLEGLYVSFLEARDSLEYERVEYESGDEMYSFYKSMTSKLGSIRRKLK, encoded by the coding sequence ATGAAACCAGTAGTAAGAGAGCATATACAGCAGTTGGATGTATCACTAGGCGGCGGGATTGTCAGTGATAAGATCAGGGTGGATACGATTGATAATCCGATCCTGATCATTGGACTAGGCGGCACGGGCATTGATGCCCTGCTGCGTCTTAAATATCAGATTAACCGCCGCTTTAAGCTGCCGGAGGATCCGATATCTAAGAAGAAACGGGACAAGCCAGATAATGTAGAGTTTCTAGCTTTTGAGACAAATGAACAGGATCGCGGAAAGAGATACAAAGGGATCGGTCTCGATCCACAGAATGAATTTGTTCTGTTGGCAAATGCTGAAATCGGAGGCTTGCTTCAGAATCGTAGCATTCTTGATTCGTATATTACGGACTGGCTGTCACCGGAGCTGAGTATTACGGATGGTATGAATGGTGCTGCTGGTGTGCGCCAAGCTGGTCGTCTGCTTCTGTTCACCAAGATTAATCAGGTTGTAGGCGCGATTGATAAGAAGATCAAGACCTTATCCGTAGGCACGAACAAGAAACTGATGGTCTTTCTTTTGACAGGTCTGTCAGGGGGTACAGGTAGCGGAGCTTTCCTAGATATTGCTTATATCGTACGCGGTATTATTGAGCGTGACTATGGATCTGCCGGTATTGACCGTGTGAACACACTGGGTTACCTATTTACACCGGACGTGAATCTGTCTAACAAAAGTTTAAGCGAGCATACGCGTGAATATATTCGCAAGAACGGTTATGCGGCGCTTAAAGAGCTGGATTACTGGATGAATGTGGACAGTCGTGGTGAGCGATTCCAACAGCAATACGGAAATATTTTGACGGTAAATTCACCGTTGGCTCCATTTAATCTATGCCATTTGATCTCTGCAACGAATACCGAAGGTAAGCTGTTAGAAAATGCGTATGATTACTGTATGAACGTAACGGCTGAGAACATCACGAACTTTATGGCGAGTGAAGAAAAAGCGTCTGGCGAAGAATTCGCCATTCATGACTATATCAGTAATATCCGCACCAATATTGCGCAGATGAATAAGACCTATCCGGCTAACTATGAGTACAACATTATCGGTGCCTCGTCTGCCGTGCTTCCAATTGAGGAAATGACGACGTATCTGGCTTTCCGCTTGTTTGATAAAATGGAAAAAATGTTCCAGCAAGCGCCTGGTCAAGAGGATGTAGAGAAATTCGCACGTAAGCTTGGGATAGATCTCGACAGTATGATAAAAACGTTTGAATCTCGTGTGCCTGAGCCGCTACCTGGCTACGAGAACAGTGAACGACTGAGCCATGCTAATGTTGTTAAGAATCAGGTTGTAAGCATGGACACAGAGCTGGAGCAGAACTTCCTGGCACGTGCCCGTGAAGAATATATCAAATCGAAAAAGCAGCTGCCTGGCGAAATTGTTGGACGGTTCAGTGAAGAGCTAGAGCGCATCTTCCTGCACCCAGAGCAAGGACCTTTCTACGTTTCACGACTGCTGTATACAGAGAAGGGATTCTGTGTTTTGAAGCTGATTCAGTCCTATATTGAGGCTTTACGTGAAAGCTTGCTGCGTTTGCCACGCGATATTGAGACGGCGCAGGACAGTGCGGATGACAAGCTGAGCGATGCTCGCAGTGCTTTTGTATCCAAAGAGAAGAAGAAGAATGCCTATATTGAGGCTAAAATCAATGAGTACTGGCTACACGCCGATGTAGAGCGCACTGAGCAAATGATTCAATTCTATGAGGACTTATATGAACTCTTAAACGATGAAAACAGCCGGATTTATGGTGTGTTTACAGAGATTCTTAGTGCACTTAGCTCGATTTTTGCCAAGAATGGGGACATCCTTATCAATGGTGAAGAGCAGGCGGATTATAAAGGGAACAAAACTTATTATTGGAATATTGTTAATGTGCCAGATATTTCGGCGACCATCTCCAAAATCATGGATCAGAAGGACGGCGACGATCTGATTCGCGACTTTACCCGTGAAATGCTGAAGCATTCCGGACGTTGGGTTAAGGAGCAGGAGATTGATATCGTCCGTTCGATTTCGGAGTTCCTTAGCGATAAGTTCGGGGATTTGATCACCCGTTCGATGGAAGATTTCCTTGTGATGAAGTTCGGTCATGAAGAGCCGCTGGATAAGTTCGTAGAACGGATTATTGCTGGTAAATTGGACGAAGAGGCTGTACCTACCTTCCACCTTAGCAACAGCTCGGGCAGCTTGCACTTCCCATCATGGGGATTCGTTTCAGTACCAGTTAAAGCCCCTGGCATCCTGAAGGGGATTCGTAATTATCAGAACAATGCGCTTGGCAAATCGCAATTTACAATCAAAGAAAGCCAAGTGAAGAACCGTATTTTCTGGCTTAATACACGTAATGGTGTGCCACTCTTCGTATACACTCCACTGCGGGTGTTTGAAGAGAACTATGAGCGGACCATTCTCGATAAGGAAGGGATCGGTCGCCACCTGGTGATGACTGATAAGAACAACTGGACGTACCTGCCTTCTCCGATTCCGGAAAAATCATGGGGTGACACTTACGTCAACTCTCGTGTGCGTGATTATAATGCCCGTGTGCGTGCAGACTTTGCAAAGGCGTTGGCAAGCGGAGTGATCATCGAAAAAGGCGTAGATGAGAACACAAGCAACAGATATTCCGTTGTCTTCACAAAGCCGTTCGATATGGATGCTCTTTTGAGTGGATTTGATATGCAGTTGAATTCTTCTCGACCGAATCTTGGCGAAGTGAAGAAGGCGGCTGATGAGCTGAAGAATTTGCGTGAGAAGGGCTTGGAGCGCGAAGGCATAAAAGATATTTTTGGCAGCATCAACAAAGAAATGGCTCAGGAGAATCTTATTCGTTCGCCACAGCTGATTTCTCGTGTTCGTGTAGAGCTCGCTAAATATGCTGAACTGACTGCAAAGGCAACTGAACTTGAAGCTCTGCTCCATCAATATTTGGATGAAGATAAGTGGATGGACCAATTCATTGAGGCGTTGTACACGGACAGTATTGTTAAGAAGGGCGCACTCTACGTTTATGATCGCGATGAAGAAGAGGATGCCTGGGAGCCGTTTGCCAACTTAATGAAAGAACGCAGCTATGTGGAGTATGCCGTGTATCGCCATTTCCGGGAGCTGGATGAGAAGAGCCGCAGCGTTCTACTGCGCAAGGCAGCTCGCCGTGCGAGTGAAATGACTGCCGCAGAAGACGTAACCCCGCTGCTGTATAAACTGGAAGGGTTGTATGTATCATTCCTGGAAGCACGTGACAGCTTGGAATACGAACGAGTAGAGTATGAGAGCGGCGATGAAATGTACAGCTTTTACAAGAGCATGACTAGTAAGCTGGGCAGTATTCGCAGAAAGTTGAAATAA